Proteins encoded by one window of Cloeon dipterum chromosome 2, ieCloDipt1.1, whole genome shotgun sequence:
- the LOC135937282 gene encoding uncharacterized protein LOC135937282 — MIGIKFVIVDICQLDTLMQHCSVCASINSVERKRVGSVITYHTRCFKHDHQFSWSTTPKEKNTPIFNILLAAAIFCAGIGYTTIRKMTDAIGLAFFSHQTFYSHINNFTAPILRHSWIRMREEIFKDLQSKDDLVVSGDARFDSPGHSAKYALYSIMSNFNNKIIDFVLWQKGFLPGEMESKSCAYVFNRLVEKLGVGKVRIFCTDRNPSVAKMMRENFKDVEHAFDVWHLAKGLRKKLIAVAKKHKQIEGWIEAIVNHIWHVSSTCGGDSDTLLEKWNSMLYHIRGKHQWKEGKETKTCDHRTYEDESEAKIDWITDESAFAALKKVTHNTRFLNQLKHCKHFVHTGNLESFHNVILVYASKRVHFFYENMLLKTILAVLDHNHNTGRASVGTKTTFSKLRKTYQLETKYEEKCNEWRANLLEEIEKYAKSPGLLGTEEEEILILSPPHDVPRNINSVPLPSREELELRRNIRMRAAEHQIE; from the exons ATGataggaattaaatttgtcattgTGGACATTTGTCAGCTAGACACTTTGATGCAACATTGTTCTGTGTGTGCCAGCATAAATTCCGTTGAGCGCAAAAGAGTAGGCTCAGTGATTACATATCACACAAGGTGTTTTAAGCATGACCATCAATTTTCTTGGAGCACAACtccgaaagaaaaaaacacccCCATTTTCAACATTCTCTTGGCTGCAGCTATTTTTTGCGCTGGAATTGGATACACAACTATTCGCAAAATGACAGACGCTATTGGACTCGCATTCTTCTCGCATCAAACGTTCTACAGCCATATCAATAACTTCACGGCCCCGATCTTGCGACACTCGTGGATTAGGatgagagaggaaattttcaaagatctTCAAAGTAAAGATGACTTGGTTGTGTCCGGAGACGCACGCTTCGACTCCCCAGGACACAGCGCAAAATATGCCCTCTACTCGATTATGAGCAActtcaacaacaaaattatcgatttcgTGCTGTGGCAAAAGGGATTTCTACCAGGGGAAATGGAGTCTAAATCTTGTGCTTACGTTTTCAATAGACTGGTAGAAAAGTTGGGAGTTGGTAAAGTCCGAATCTTCTGCACAGATCGGAATCCTTCAGTAGCAAAAATGATGCGAGAAAACTTCAAGGATGTCGAGCATGCTTTTGAC GTCTGGCATCTGGCCAAAGGGCTGAGGAAAAAACTAATAGCGGTGGCCAAAAAACACAAGCAAATTGAGGGATGGATAGAGGCCATAGTAAACCACATTTGGCATGTTAGCAGCACTTGTGGAGGAGATTCAGATACCCTattagaaaaatggaattccaTGCTTTATCACATTCGAGGAAAACATCAGTggaaagaaggaaaagaaacaaaaacctGCGATCACAGGACATATGAGGATGAAAGTGAAGCGAAAATTGATTGGATTACTGATGAATCTGCCTTtgcagcattaaaaaaa gTTACTCACAATACGCGATTTTTGAACCAACTGAAACACTGCAAACACTTCGTCCACACCGGAAACTTGGAAAGCTTCCATAATGTCATTCTTGTGTACGCATCAAAGAGAGTCCATTTTTTTTACGAGAACATGCTTCTCAAGACCattcttgcggtcttggaccACAACCATAACACCGGAAGGGCTTCGGTTGGAACCAAAACTACGTTCTCAAAACTGAGAAAGACCTATCAGTTGGAAACAAAATACGAGGAAAAGTGTAATGAGTGGAGGGCAAATTTATTGGAGGAGATTGAAAAGTATGCAAAGAGCCCAGGTCTTCTAGGAACAGAAGAGGAGGAAATTCTGATTCTGTCCCCCCCGCATGATGTCCCTAGGAATATCAACAGTGTCCCACTTCCATCCCGTGAGGAACTTGAACTCCGAAGGAACATCAGAATGAGAGCCGCAGAAcatcaaattgaataa
- the LOC135937322 gene encoding chymotrypsin-like elastase family member 2A, producing MSSRSMLLALAAVLLQTPALTLAFQDDLLQQCGTTTVFSNHRQGRLRQSGVSRVVGGIPSPEGSSPWMVSLQLLHPGMGYVGHICGGVLIHQSWVVTAAHCIKNEKYALPISHLWSVQFGPELKRFAIKEIVIHEMFAGYNHDIALVQLSNPAPYVPVCLPKSGQGFQGIRCVASGWSTTSAAPTSLTRRMGTPGPRAHVHLSVVSSSVCRNRYLSAYNITLNAGHLCAAGKGLLTSGTCLGDSGGPLQCNMADGRWYLAGITAFGSGCGRPGYPDVYTRLAYYLPWIKVQIKRHESAEKNGNYL from the exons ATGTCCAGTCGGTCGATGCTCCTCGCGCTTGCCGCCGTCTTACTACAGACACCGGCGCTCACACTGGCCTTTCAAG ATGATCTGCTACAGCAATGCGGCACGACTACAGTTTTTTCCAACCACCGACAGGGAAGGTTGCGGCAATCAGGAGTTAGCAGGGTGGTCGGTGGCATCCCTAGTCCTGAAGGTTCATCACCTTGGATG GTCTCACTCCAACTTTTACACCCGGGGATGGGTTACGTCGGCCACATTTGCGGCGGAGTTTTAATCCACCAAAGCTGGGTTGTCACGGCCGCACACTGCATCAAGAA CGAAAAGTACGCTCTGCCCATTTCGCATCTGTGGAGCGTCCAATTCGGTCCCGAGTTGAAGAGGTTCGCAATCAAGGAGATCGTTATCCACGAGATGTTCGCCGGCTACAACCACGACATTG ctttggTGCAACTTTCCAACCCCGCTCCGTATGTGCCGGTGTGCTTGCCAAAGAGTGGCCAGGGTTTCCAGGGCATCCGCTGCGTGGCCAGTGGCTGGAGCACCACCTCCGCCGCGCCCACCAGCTTGACCAGACGGATGGGTACCCCTGGTCCCAGGGCTCACGTCCACCTGAGCGTGGTCTCAAGCAGCGTCTGCCGCAACCGCTACCTCTCAGCTTACAATATCACTCTGAATGCGGGTCATCTTTGCGCAGCGGGAAAGGGGCTGTTGACGTCGGGAACCTGCTTG GGTGACTCTGGCGGACCCTTGCAATGCAACATGGCGGATGGCAGATGGTACCTGGCTGGGATCACCGCTTTTGGTTCAGGTTGCGGCCGTCCTGGCTACCCTGACGTGTACACACGACTCGCATACTATTTGCCATGGATCAAAGTACAAATCAAGAGGCACGAAAGCGCTGAGAAAAACGGAAATTATTTGtag
- the LOC135936392 gene encoding macrophage mannose receptor 1-like: MCRTATGATCPTCPISPSCNTKAESFNASSGQSLNMAIRGNFRNGCNKTYFFSSESAKFEEAQSKCCSLGMRILSVESKDELNCISRVRKEKTDDYDFYWTSGRLSSDCSQSVAWCVTGRVADKDPLWKKTGSTNQYGDCVVLKLYGASTESNQLSGLDRMACDKRMSFICEPRAVKHALQDVARSKQGGCSQPVCPVITCKRGNYFDSIGRLNLPESLGSLQIIKGQMYAISKVKKTFKEAAEACCSIDMRLISIENKAKGNMLEDYLEINEQYWTSGSDLGCEGKFGWCSQGGVEFGDNIPWLYNEPNNGDGNENCVNIDIIAWDSVKFKLNDNNCDKKMKFICESKVMDINPRVTTLAPPVVPTIAHCTKGVCPVHDCNTKSDLEVSFDDMEFVNLTFGVPRKACGKTFYFSKNRTTFANAGRACECSMKLKPISIETDADIKCFTDVVRQEYRKKNATLWTSGSDEMCPGKYTWCNTDKLMAPGAKWRIGEPSKSNWMQACIAIHIGNNMDELNGLADYKCTRKFRFVCELINT; this comes from the exons atgtGTCGAACAGCAACTGGTGCAACCTGTCCAACTTGCCCGATAAGTCCTAGTTGCAATACTAAG GCAGAATCTTTCAATGCGTCATCTGGACAAAGCTTAA ATATGGCGATCAGAGGGAATTTCCGAAATGGTTGCaacaaaacatatttcttCAGCAGTGAATCT gCGAAATTTGAGGAAGCGCAATCTAAGTGTTGCTCCTTGGGAATGCGGATTCTAAGCGTTGAGTCGAAAGATGAATTGAATTGCATTAGTCGAGTTCGGAAGG AAAAAACGGACGACTATGATTTTTACTGGACAAGTGGACGATTGTCGAGCGATTGCAGCCAGTCGGTTGCTTGGTGTGTAACCGGCAGAGTTGCTGACAAAGATCCTTTGTGGAAGAAAACTGGTTCGACTAACCAATACGGCGATTGTGTTGTTTTGAAGTTGTACGGCGCCTCTACTGAATCTAACCAACTATCTGGTCTCGACCGCATGGCTTGCGACAAAAGAATGTCTTTCATTTGCGAG CCCAGAGCAGTAAAACACGCCTTGCAAGATGTGGCACGTTCCAAACAAGGAGGCTGTTCACAGCCTGTGTGTCCAGTCATTACTTGCAAAAGAgga AATTACTTTGACTCAATCGGAAGATTGAATT TGCCTGAATCATTGGGATCGCTTCAAATCATCAAAGGACAGATGTACGCCATCAGCAAGGTCAAa AAAACCTTCAAAGAGGCGGCAGAAGCGTGCTGCTCAATTGACATGCGTCTTATCAGTATCGAAAACAAGGCTAAAGGAAACATGCTAGAGGATTATCTGGAAATTAACGAGCAATACTGGACGAGCGGATCAGACTTAGGGTGCGAGGGTAAATTTGGATGGTGCAGTCAGGGTGGGGTGGAGTTTGGAGACAACATTCCGTGGCTCTACAATGAGCCCAACAACGGCGATGGAAACGAGAACTGCGTAAATATCGACATCATTGCATGGGACAGCGTGAAATTCAAGCTCAATGACAACAACTgcgacaaaaaaatgaaattcatttgtGAA aGCAAAGTAATGGACATCAACCCAAGGGTCACCACCTTGGCACCACCTGTCGTTCCGACCATTGCGCATTGCACCAAAGGTGTTTGTCCTGTTCACGATTGCAACACGAAATCG gACCTTGAAGTATCATTTGATGATATGGAATTTG TGAATTTGACATTTGGGGTCCCTCGGAAAGCTTGTGGAAAAACATTCTACTTCAGCAAAAATAGG aCAACTTTTGCCAACGCCGGCAGGGCATGTGAATGCTCAATGAAACTAAAACCGATTTCTATTGAAACTGATGCAGATATCAAGTGCTTCACTGACGTTGTCCGcc AGGAGTACCGCAAGAAGAACGCGACTTTGTGGACCTCGGGCAGCGATGAAATGTGTCCTGGCAAGTACACGTGGTGCAACACAGACAAGCTGATGGCCCCTGGGGCAAAGTGGCGTATTGGGGAGCCCAGCAAGAGCAACTGGATGCAGGCCTGTATTGCGATTCACATAGGAAACAACATGGACGAGCTCAACGGCCTGGCTGACTACAAATGCACTCGGAAATTCCGTTTTGTCTGCGAG TTGATCAACACCTAA
- the LOC135936394 gene encoding lysosomal acid glucosylceramidase-like, producing MTRFAKLFLTACGIASVYFPVQARYPCVPRDFDKGGTVCVCNSTYCDTIEPAERVTAGKYLVYSSSIDGLRLEKSEGNFSDSTLPSGVKYTIDRNRTYQKIFGFGTAFTDAAGINLLKLNSTDSQDKLLKAYFSSEGIELNFGRVPIGGCDFSTHTYSYDDVENDTNLSNFSLTMEDDTFKIPIIKRAQKFRGSSLKLLASAWSPPVWMKTNNDFSGFGFLHEEFYDAWAKYHIKFLDEYKKNGLKFWGLTTGNEPLNGIVPINRFNSLGWSPQGHREWIGNNLGPLLRNSEHNATKLLALDDQRFLLPWWLELVFQNEDAKSYIDGVGVHWYWDTLYPATALSRTHMRYPEKFILATEACVGDKPWDREKVMLGSWTRGEMYIKDIIEDLNHWVTGWIDWNFALNPTGGPNWANNFVDSAIIVDEEKQEFYKQPMFYALGHFSKFIHEGSKRVHLQRQKGPSALQTVAFLRPDQAMVVVVFNGRGLDVPLILVDPKRGTIRFTATKHSVHTVIYW from the exons CTAGATACCCGTGTGTTCCTCGCGATTTCGATAAAGGCGGCACCGTATGCGTGTGCAACTCAACTTACTGCGACACAATCGAGCCAGCAGAAAGAGTTACCGCAGGAAAATACCTTGTGTATTCATCGTCCATTGATGGCTTGCGGTTGGAAAAATCAGAGGGGAATTTCTCCGACAGCACACTTCCCAGCG GAGTTAAATACACCATTGACAGGAATAGGacatatcaaaaaatattcggaTTTGGAACTGCTTTTACTGATGCCGCTGGCATCAATTTGCTGAAACTTAATTCCACAGACTCACAAGATAAACTACTAAA ggccTATTTCTCGTCTGAAGGAATTGAGCTGAATTTTGGAAGAGTTCCTATTGGGGGCTGCGATTTTTCAACACACACCTATTCGTATGATGACGTTGAAAACGATACAAACCTCTCGAATTTTAGCCTGACGATGGAAGATGACACGTTTAAA ATTCCGATCATAAAACGAGCACAAAAATTCAGAGGCTCGTCGCTAAAATTGCTCGCATCGGCCTGGTCACCCCCAGTCTGGATGAAAACTAACAACGATTTTTCAGGCTTTGGTTTTTTGCACGAAGAGTTTTATGATGCTTGGGCAAAATACCACATAaa GTTCCTAGATGAATATAAAAAGAACGGTTTAAAATTCTGGGGGTTGACGACAGGAAACGAACCACTCAATGGTATTGTCCCAATCAATCGTTTCAATTCGCTGGGCTGGAGTCCGCAGGGTCACCGGGAATGGATTGGCAACAACTTAGGGCCGCTTTTGCGAAATTCAGAACACAACGCTACCAAACTACTAGCTCTGGACGACCAGCGATTCCTATTACCTTGGTGGCTCGAGCTG GTGTTTCAAAATGAAGATGCGAAATCGTACATCGACGGTGTTGGTGTACATTGGTATTGGGACACACTCTACCCTGCAACAGCTCTCAGCAGAACACACATGAGATAcccagaaaaatttattttagcaacaGAAGCTTGCGTTG GCGACAAGCCCTGGGATAGAGAAAAAGTGATGCTGGGCTCATGGACTAGAGGAGAAATGTACATTAAAGACATAATTGAG GATTTGAACCATTGGGTCACAGGATGGATCGACTGGAATTTCGCTCTGAACCCGACAGGTGGGCCAAACTGGGCTAACAACTTTGTTGATTCAGCCATCATCGTGGATGAGGAGAAGCAAGAGTTTTACAAACAGCCCATGTTTTACGCTCTCGGCCACTTCTCCAAGTTTATCCACGAGGGCTCGAAAAGGGTACACCTGCAGCGGCAGAAGGGCCCCAGCGCTCTACAAACGGTCGCTTTCCTCCGACCCGATCAGGCGATGGTTGTCGTCGTGTTTAACGG GAGGGGATTAGACGTGCCTCTAATCCTGGTTGACCCGAAGAGAGGAACCATCAGATTTACAGCGACAAAACACTCTGTACACACTGTAATTTACTGGTGA